A part of Ziziphus jujuba cultivar Dongzao chromosome 8, ASM3175591v1 genomic DNA contains:
- the LOC125421539 gene encoding WAT1-related protein At2g39510 yields the protein MLKAGSDAVGGLMGISSIFSFKDAVGGLMGFSIISKFALNQGMSQHVLVVYRHVIATAVIAPFAIFLDRLVIDQNLFYTGMKLTTATFAAAISNVYPAFAFAMAWVLRLEKVKIRSVHSLAKILGTIVTVGGVMFMTLVRGPTLNLPWARSAGLLSSSFK from the exons ATGTTGAAAGCTGGTTCTGATGCTGTTGGTGGATTAATGGGTATTTCATCAATTTTCTCCTTTAAGGATGCTGTTGGTGGATTAATGG GATTCTCCATAATCTCAAAGTTTGCTCTAAATCAGGGGATGAGCCAACATGTTTTGGTAGTTTACCGCCATGTTATTGCCACAGCTGTTATTGCTCCTTTTGCCATTTTCTTAGATAG GCTAGTGATCGACCAGAACTTGTTCTATACTGGTATGAAGCTCACAACAGCAACTTTTGCAGCCGCAATAAGCAATGTTTATCCTGCTTTTGCATTTGCAATGGCCTGGGTTCTAAG gCTCGAGAAGGTTAAAATTAGAAGTGTACATAGCTTGGCAAAAATATTGGGTACCATAGTGACAGTTGGGGGAGTTATGTTTATGACTTTGGTTAGAGGACCCACATTGAATTTGCCATGG GCTCGTTCTGCCGGTCTGCTTTCATCATCCTTCaagtaa